One Globicephala melas chromosome 6, mGloMel1.2, whole genome shotgun sequence genomic window carries:
- the PHYHIP gene encoding phytanoyl-CoA hydroxylase-interacting protein: MELLSTPHSIEVSNITCDSFRISWTMENSDLERVTHYFIDLNKKENKNSNKFKHRDVPTKLVAKAVPLPMTVRGHWFLSPRTEYSVAVQTAVKQSDGEYLVSGWSETVEFCTGDYAKEHLAQLQEKAEQIAGRMLRFSVFYRNHHKEYFQHARTHCGNMLQPYLKDNSGSHGSPTSGMLHGVFFSCNTEFNTGQPPQDSPYGRWRFQIPAQRLFNPSTNLYFADFYCMYTAYHYAILVLAPKGSLGDRFCRDRLPLLDIACNKFLTCSVEDGELVFRHAQDLILEIIYTEPVDLSLGTLGEISGHQLMSLSTADAKKDPSCKTCNISVGR; encoded by the exons ATGGAGCTGCTGTCCACGCCCCACAGCATTGAGGTCAGCAACATCACCTGTGACTCCTTTCGCATCTCCTGGACCATGGAGAACAGTGACCTGGAGAGGGTCACCCACTACTTCATTGACCTGAACAAGAAAGAGAATAAGAACTCCAACAAGTTCAAGCACCGG GATGTCCCCACCAAGCTCGTGGCCAAGGCTGTGCCGCTGCCCATGACGGTGAGAGGCCACTGGTTCCTGAGCCCCCGCACGGAGTACAGTGTGGCAGTGCAGACCGCCGTGAAGCAGAGCGACGGGGAGTACCTCGTGTCTGGCTGGAGCGAGACGGTCGAGTTCTGCACTGGGG ATTACGCCAAGGAGCACCTGGCCCAGTTGCAGGAGAAGGCCGAGCAGATCGCAGGCCGCATGCTCCGCTTCTCCGTCTTCTACCGCAACCATCACAAGGAGTACTTCCAGCACGCCAG GACCCACTGCGGGAACATGCTGCAGCCCTACCTGAAGGATAACAGTGGCAGCCACGGCTCCCCGACCAGCGGCATGCTCCACGGGGTCTTCTTCAGCTGCAACACGGAGTTCAACACAGGCCAGCCCCCACAGGACTCCCCCTACGGCCGCTGGCGCTTCCAGATCCCTGCCCAGCGCCTTTTCAATCCTAGCACCAACCTCTACTTTGCGGACTTCTACTGTATGTACACGGCCTACCACTATGCCATCCTGGTGCTGGCCCCCAAGGGTTCCCTGGGGGATCGCTTCTGCCGTGACCGCCTGCCCCTCCTGGACATTGCCTGCAACAAGTTCCTGACCTGCAGCGTGGAGGATGGGGAGCTGGTCTTCCGCCACGCCCAGGACCTCATCCTGGAGATCATCTACACCGAGCCTGTCGACCTGTCCCTGGGCACCCTGGGGGAGATCAGCGGGCACCAGCTCATGAGCCTGTCCACTGCTGACGCCAAGAAAGACCCCAGCTGCAAGACCTGCAACATCAGCGTGGGCCGCTAG